The Gadus macrocephalus chromosome 13, ASM3116895v1 genome includes a window with the following:
- the si:dkey-195m11.8 gene encoding fidgetin-like protein 2 isoform X2 → MTRPSMSSLLKMHWSPEHTSPLSPWPEQHLDVSSTTSPPAAHKHDPYAARRGATGYPWASDDISALTASSLLKRYAEKYSGLELPYERHTPGAYLEHGPFLKSEPEPWALGPGMECYPGLEALTGAKVGSGSVGIPATGSVTVVSNLASDGSYGGPGSCSAPSPQDYPPAYNSTYLSAGYCPQPGAALPPGPLNSLQPTPTLVPSYNPSTPVYNYPGVGYPHAQPSLPSGYCHPSASYLPSGLGAPAPLAPRPTLVGGGYGYPPHGLVGVSESAAPVKRKAFEMSEGGGEGGEAEGSRYRKYGNGHGNGHSKGHGNGFDMSGSVPDQQTYKAGKALMTSPYGGAGDYSPPSGLARESGSGENSFPHLQRMPMKIPASHARSEDATGGR, encoded by the exons ATGACACGGCCCAGCATGTCCA GTCTGTTGAAGATGCACTGGTCTCCGGAGCACACCAGCCCTTTGTCCCCGTGGCCTGAGCAGCACCTAGATGTCTCTTCTaccacctccccccccgctGCTCACAAACATGACCCCTACGCCGCACGCCGCGGCGCCACCGGGTACCCCTGGGCCAGCGACGACATCTCAGCTCTCACCGCCTCGTCTCTGCTGAAACGCTACGCCGAGAAATACTCAGGACTCGAGCTGCCCTATGAGAGGCACACTCCCGGGGCGTATCTTGAGCATGGGCCTTTCCTGAAATCTGAACCCGAGCCCTGGGCTCTGGGCCCGGGTATGGAGTGTTACCCCGGACTAGAAGCCTTAACCGGTGCGAAGGTGGGCTCCGGGTCTGTCGGCATCCCAGCCACGGGCAGCGTCACGGTAGTAAGCAACTTAGCCTCTGATGGGAGTTACGGTGGGCCTGGCTCTTGCAgtgccccctcccctcaggaCTACCCTCCTGCCTACAATAGCACCTACCTGTCGGCGGGATACTGCCCTCAGCCCGGGGCCGCTCTTCCCCCAGGCCCCCTGAACTCCCTGCAGCCCACGCCAACGCTGGTCCCCAGCTACAACCCCAGCACTCCAGTGTACAACTACCCTGGGGTGGGCTACCCACACGCCCAGCCCAGCCTGCCCTCTGGCTACTGCCACCCCAGTGCCTCCTACTTGCCCTCGGGGCTCGGCGCCCCAGCCCCTTTGGCGCCCCGGCCCACCCTGGTGGGGGGCGGGTACGGCTACCCTCCGCACGGCCTTGTAGGGGTCTCGGAGAGCGCGGCGCCGGTGAAACGGAAGGCCTTCGAGATGagcgagggcgggggggagggaggggaggctgAGGGCTCCCGGTACCGCAAGTACGGAAACGGCCACGGAAACGGCCACAGCAAGGGCCACGGCAACGGCTTCGACATGAGCGGCTCCGTCCCGGACCAGCAGACCTACAAAGCTGGAAAAGCCCTGATGACATCACCATACGGCGGGGCAGGGGACTACAGCCCCCCCTCAGGCCTGGCAAGAGAGAGTGGATCCGGGGAGAACAGCTTCCCTCATCTTCAGCGGATGCCTATGAAGATACCGGCGTCCCACGCGAGGTCTGAGGATGCCACCGGGGGGCGCTGA
- the si:dkey-195m11.8 gene encoding fidgetin-like protein 2 isoform X1 has translation MLSPLASYSLLKMHWSPEHTSPLSPWPEQHLDVSSTTSPPAAHKHDPYAARRGATGYPWASDDISALTASSLLKRYAEKYSGLELPYERHTPGAYLEHGPFLKSEPEPWALGPGMECYPGLEALTGAKVGSGSVGIPATGSVTVVSNLASDGSYGGPGSCSAPSPQDYPPAYNSTYLSAGYCPQPGAALPPGPLNSLQPTPTLVPSYNPSTPVYNYPGVGYPHAQPSLPSGYCHPSASYLPSGLGAPAPLAPRPTLVGGGYGYPPHGLVGVSESAAPVKRKAFEMSEGGGEGGEAEGSRYRKYGNGHGNGHSKGHGNGFDMSGSVPDQQTYKAGKALMTSPYGGAGDYSPPSGLARESGSGENSFPHLQRMPMKIPASHARSEDATGGR, from the coding sequence GTCTGTTGAAGATGCACTGGTCTCCGGAGCACACCAGCCCTTTGTCCCCGTGGCCTGAGCAGCACCTAGATGTCTCTTCTaccacctccccccccgctGCTCACAAACATGACCCCTACGCCGCACGCCGCGGCGCCACCGGGTACCCCTGGGCCAGCGACGACATCTCAGCTCTCACCGCCTCGTCTCTGCTGAAACGCTACGCCGAGAAATACTCAGGACTCGAGCTGCCCTATGAGAGGCACACTCCCGGGGCGTATCTTGAGCATGGGCCTTTCCTGAAATCTGAACCCGAGCCCTGGGCTCTGGGCCCGGGTATGGAGTGTTACCCCGGACTAGAAGCCTTAACCGGTGCGAAGGTGGGCTCCGGGTCTGTCGGCATCCCAGCCACGGGCAGCGTCACGGTAGTAAGCAACTTAGCCTCTGATGGGAGTTACGGTGGGCCTGGCTCTTGCAgtgccccctcccctcaggaCTACCCTCCTGCCTACAATAGCACCTACCTGTCGGCGGGATACTGCCCTCAGCCCGGGGCCGCTCTTCCCCCAGGCCCCCTGAACTCCCTGCAGCCCACGCCAACGCTGGTCCCCAGCTACAACCCCAGCACTCCAGTGTACAACTACCCTGGGGTGGGCTACCCACACGCCCAGCCCAGCCTGCCCTCTGGCTACTGCCACCCCAGTGCCTCCTACTTGCCCTCGGGGCTCGGCGCCCCAGCCCCTTTGGCGCCCCGGCCCACCCTGGTGGGGGGCGGGTACGGCTACCCTCCGCACGGCCTTGTAGGGGTCTCGGAGAGCGCGGCGCCGGTGAAACGGAAGGCCTTCGAGATGagcgagggcgggggggagggaggggaggctgAGGGCTCCCGGTACCGCAAGTACGGAAACGGCCACGGAAACGGCCACAGCAAGGGCCACGGCAACGGCTTCGACATGAGCGGCTCCGTCCCGGACCAGCAGACCTACAAAGCTGGAAAAGCCCTGATGACATCACCATACGGCGGGGCAGGGGACTACAGCCCCCCCTCAGGCCTGGCAAGAGAGAGTGGATCCGGGGAGAACAGCTTCCCTCATCTTCAGCGGATGCCTATGAAGATACCGGCGTCCCACGCGAGGTCTGAGGATGCCACCGGGGGGCGCTGA